The Amycolatopsis methanolica 239 nucleotide sequence GTCCGGGAGCCCGAGCAGCCCGAACAACCCCTCGAGCTGGTGCGCCACCGCGGGTTCGCCGAGGCGGCCGAGGATCAGCGAGCAGATCGTGATGCCCAGCTGGGCGCCGGCGAGCATCTGCGACACGTGTTTGCTCGCGTTGATGACGATTCGCGCCCGGGTCTTGCCCTGTTCCAGCAGGGCCTCCAGCCGGTCGCGGCGCGAGGAGATCAGGGTGAACTCCGCGCCCACGAAGAACGCGTTCAGCAGCAGCAGGACGACGATCAGGAAGATCGCGAGCCAGTCGTTCACCGCGCCACCTCCGTCCGCCCGGCCAGCGGCCGCAGGCTCACCTCGGCGATGCGCAGCCGGTCCATTTCGGACACGGTCAGGCACCAGCCGTCCACCTCGGTGGAGTCACCGGGTTCGGGGATGCGGCCGAGCCGCTCCAGCATCAGGCCGGCGATGGTTTCGTAGTCGCCGTCGGGCATCCGGAAACCGGTGACCTCGGTGACCTCGTCGGCGCGCAGCTGGCCGGAGACCAGCCAGGTGTCGGAGCCGACCTGCTGCGAGGACGGCGCCTCGCCGGTGTCGTGCTCGTCGCGGACGTCGCCGATGATCTCCTCGACCACATCCTCCAGCGTCACCAGGCCCGCCGTGCCGCCGTACTCGTCGACGACCATCGCCACCTGGAAGCGCGAGTCCCGCAGCCGGGACAGCAGCGCGTCACCGGGCAGCGACTCCGGCACGGTGGGCACCGGCCGCATGATCGACGCGATCCGCGTGGTGCCCCGCTCGGCGGCGGGCACGGTGAACGCCTGCTTCACGTGCACCGCGCCCTGCACGTCGTCCAGGTCCTCGGTGTAGACCGGGAAACGGGAGTGGCCGGTGCGCCGGGACAGCTCGACGAGGTCGTTGATCGTGTCGCCGACCGTGAGCGACTCGACCTGCACGCGCGGGGTCATCAGCTCCTCCGCGGTGCGGTCGCCGAACCGTAGCGACTTGTCCAGCAGCTGCGCGGTCGAGGTGTCGAGGGTGCCGCTTTCCGCGCTGGTGCGCACGATCGAGCCGAGCTCCTGCGGGGAGCGCGCCGAGCGCAGCTCCTCCTGCGGCTCGATGCCGAACTTGCGGACCAGCCAGTTCGCGCTGTTGTTCATGAGCGTGATCAGCCAGCGGAACAGCGCCGAGAACCGCGAGTGGTAGCCCATCACGGCCCGCGCGGTCTCCA carries:
- a CDS encoding hemolysin family protein, which translates into the protein MTEVLLSVLGVLFFVLLTVGTGLAVAAEFSLTALERSTVEAHVRQVGDKRARTVRKAHSTLSFQLSGAQVAITLTTLVTGYVAEPLIGNLVRPLLTAAGMSEGFAGGASLVLALLLATILSMVLGEMAPKNLAVAKPLETARAVMGYHSRFSALFRWLITLMNNSANWLVRKFGIEPQEELRSARSPQELGSIVRTSAESGTLDTSTAQLLDKSLRFGDRTAEELMTPRVQVESLTVGDTINDLVELSRRTGHSRFPVYTEDLDDVQGAVHVKQAFTVPAAERGTTRIASIMRPVPTVPESLPGDALLSRLRDSRFQVAMVVDEYGGTAGLVTLEDVVEEIIGDVRDEHDTGEAPSSQQVGSDTWLVSGQLRADEVTEVTGFRMPDGDYETIAGLMLERLGRIPEPGDSTEVDGWCLTVSEMDRLRIAEVSLRPLAGRTEVAR